From Patescibacteria group bacterium, a single genomic window includes:
- a CDS encoding uracil-DNA glycosylase gives MNKQQYLDAIAKEIEQCDLCKIGKSGKPVPGEGNPDADIAFIGEAPGRVESETGRPFVGRSGQLLRSLIREIGLQEKEVYITSPVKYLPNRGTPTSEDIAHGREHLLKQLNIIHPKIVVLLGRVAAEGVLQKRVSVVKEHGKIIEDKDGIKYFLTYHPAAALRFPKKFLSSLREDFQKIRFFQTI, from the coding sequence ATGAACAAGCAACAGTATCTTGATGCTATTGCCAAAGAAATCGAACAATGTGATCTCTGTAAGATCGGAAAAAGTGGTAAGCCGGTTCCAGGAGAGGGCAATCCAGATGCGGATATTGCGTTTATTGGTGAAGCACCGGGTCGTGTAGAGTCAGAAACAGGAAGACCCTTTGTGGGTAGATCAGGACAACTTTTGCGTAGCCTCATTCGTGAAATAGGTTTGCAAGAAAAGGAGGTTTATATTACAAGTCCTGTTAAATATCTACCAAATAGGGGTACTCCTACATCGGAGGATATTGCACATGGTAGAGAGCATTTACTAAAGCAACTTAATATTATTCATCCTAAGATTGTGGTCCTTCTGGGAAGAGTTGCGGCTGAGGGTGTTCTTCAGAAGCGAGTATCTGTGGTTAAAGAGCATGGTAAAATTATCGAAGATAAAGATGGAATTAAATATTTTTTAACATACCATCCAGCAGCAGCATTAAGATTTCCTAAGAAATTTTTGTCTTCTTTGAGGGAGGATTTTCAAAAAATAAGATTTTTTCAGACAATATAA
- a CDS encoding rRNA methyltransferase, producing MLKLGAAELRTTIPTPEQIKKIKKNPVYIVVDNVLDTYNVGAIFRLADAVAAERVLLCGQTETPPHTRIKKASVNTTEWVNWEYFRSAKEAIAFLRKEVAGIKIYSIELDPRSVPYDSVQYTFPIALVVGNESTGVSKEALNASDGIVEIPMWGVNKSLNVMVSLAIVLFEVMKHLTKSKKDQKQKC from the coding sequence ATGCTAAAACTTGGAGCTGCGGAACTGAGGACGACAATTCCAACTCCTGAGCAGATTAAAAAAATTAAAAAAAATCCAGTATATATTGTTGTTGATAATGTCTTGGATACATACAATGTGGGCGCAATCTTTAGATTAGCTGATGCTGTTGCCGCAGAGAGAGTACTATTGTGCGGACAAACTGAAACACCACCCCATACACGTATCAAAAAAGCATCAGTTAATACAACAGAGTGGGTTAACTGGGAATATTTTCGCTCAGCAAAAGAAGCAATTGCTTTCTTGCGAAAAGAAGTTGCGGGAATCAAAATCTATTCTATAGAGCTTGATCCTCGCAGTGTTCCCTATGATTCTGTGCAATATACCTTTCCCATTGCTCTTGTTGTGGGCAATGAATCTACTGGAGTTTCAAAAGAGGCATTGAATGCATCAGATGGGATTGTTGAGATACCCATGTGGGGTGTGAATAAGAGCTTAAATGTTATGGTAAGTCTAGCAATTGTTCTCTTTGAGGTAATGAAGCATTTAACTAAGAGCAAAAAAGATCAGAAACAAAAGTGTTAA
- the def-2 gene encoding peptide deformylase: protein MLKIIQAPHPVLSKKAKSIEKIDAAIKRLIDEMAKTLENAKDPEGVGLAAPQVGKSLRLFIVKESNSAPLRVFINPEVKIINSEEKLKTKQTKKKSQEIKLEGCLSLKDIWGVVKRHDKIEVSYLDEKGEKHTEIFKGFIATIIQHEQDHLEGILFPQRVLEQNGTIYKSKINKKGEMEFHEISI from the coding sequence ATGTTGAAGATTATCCAAGCACCTCATCCTGTCTTATCCAAAAAGGCTAAATCTATCGAAAAAATAGATGCTGCGATAAAACGTCTTATAGACGAGATGGCAAAAACTCTTGAGAATGCCAAAGATCCCGAAGGAGTGGGACTTGCTGCCCCACAAGTAGGAAAATCACTTAGACTTTTTATTGTCAAAGAATCAAATTCTGCTCCTCTTCGAGTTTTTATCAATCCTGAGGTAAAAATTATCAACTCTGAGGAAAAGCTTAAAACAAAACAAACAAAGAAAAAATCACAAGAGATAAAACTTGAAGGATGTTTATCACTTAAAGACATTTGGGGGGTTGTGAAAAGGCATGATAAAATAGAAGTCTCCTATCTAGATGAGAAAGGAGAAAAGCACACTGAAATCTTTAAAGGTTTTATAGCCACTATTATTCAGCATGAGCAAGATCATCTGGAAGGCATTCTTTTCCCTCAACGAGTTCTCGAACAAAACGGTACAATCTATAAATCAAAAATAAATAAAAAAGGTGAGATGGAGTTTCATGAAATTTCAATCTGA
- a CDS encoding penicillin-binding protein 2: MKTGAAFSDHIRTENIPKRRSFIEGSLSFRRGVLLFSLVILSGVLLIRLFTLQIVKGSYYRMLSDSNRIRTKIIYAPRGVIFDRNHTPLVYNLPGFRLIKGEKTILLNREKALDLIANGANNISIDSLRNYPYKEIFAHVLGYIGQITKDELASEKYRDYLLTDLVGKTGIEYEYEAFLKGVNGKQLFEVDATGQEIRMLGQTDPIPGQDLTLTLDAQLQQAAYQAMEGVERGAVVITTPKGEILTLLSKPSFDPNLFTLDDTYQASRSSYQTVEEIITDNKRQPLLNRAISGVYPPGSTFKIVTAVAALYKNIIDESFKVQDTGIVKIGSFSFSNWFYTQYGKTDGDVDLIKGISRSNDIFFYKLAEKVGVTNLSHIAEQMGVGKKLGIDLPGEASGVLPTPEWKKNRIGEPWYLGDTYHYGIGQGYLLTTPLQVNAWTQAIANKGKIYRPHLLMNNNSEVVFNLSLTQKTVSLIREGMIKACSEGGTAWPLFNFRVKNSALKVDGKNFLEDISATSSANAKSYRRVTIACKTGTAQHGGKESLPHAWITLFAPAYDPEIIVTVLVEEKGEGSSEAGPIAKKILEAWFGQSQSN, translated from the coding sequence ATGAAAACAGGTGCTGCATTTTCGGATCATATAAGAACAGAAAATATTCCCAAACGCCGTTCATTTATAGAAGGCTCACTGAGTTTTCGTAGAGGAGTTCTTCTTTTTTCTCTTGTCATCTTGAGTGGGGTATTGCTTATTAGATTATTCACACTGCAAATAGTGAAGGGTTCATATTACCGCATGCTCTCTGACTCAAATAGGATTCGAACGAAAATTATTTATGCACCCCGTGGTGTAATATTTGATAGGAACCATACACCTCTTGTCTATAATCTACCTGGATTTCGTTTGATCAAGGGAGAGAAAACAATTCTTTTAAACCGTGAAAAAGCACTGGATCTTATTGCAAATGGAGCAAATAATATCTCTATTGATTCTTTGCGTAATTATCCTTATAAAGAGATTTTTGCACATGTACTTGGCTATATAGGTCAGATTACTAAAGATGAGCTTGCATCTGAAAAATACAGAGATTATCTCCTTACTGATTTAGTAGGAAAAACAGGAATTGAATATGAATATGAAGCATTTCTTAAAGGAGTAAATGGAAAGCAACTGTTTGAGGTTGATGCAACAGGTCAGGAAATCAGAATGCTAGGGCAAACAGATCCAATACCCGGACAAGATTTGACTTTAACTCTTGATGCACAGTTGCAACAAGCAGCGTATCAAGCAATGGAAGGTGTTGAGCGTGGGGCAGTGGTGATCACAACTCCCAAAGGAGAAATTCTTACACTTCTTTCTAAACCATCATTTGATCCCAATCTTTTTACTCTAGATGACACTTATCAAGCCTCCAGGAGTAGTTATCAAACAGTTGAGGAAATAATCACTGACAACAAGAGACAGCCTTTATTAAATCGAGCAATAAGTGGAGTATATCCTCCAGGTTCAACATTTAAAATAGTTACAGCAGTAGCAGCTCTTTACAAAAACATTATTGATGAATCATTTAAGGTGCAAGATACAGGAATAGTGAAGATTGGATCCTTTTCATTCTCTAATTGGTTTTATACACAGTATGGTAAAACAGATGGAGATGTTGATCTGATAAAGGGAATCAGTCGTTCAAACGATATTTTCTTTTATAAACTTGCGGAAAAAGTTGGTGTTACCAATTTGTCCCATATAGCAGAACAGATGGGAGTAGGGAAAAAACTAGGCATTGATTTGCCTGGGGAGGCATCAGGCGTTCTTCCGACCCCTGAGTGGAAGAAAAATAGAATAGGCGAGCCGTGGTATTTGGGCGATACCTATCATTATGGGATTGGCCAAGGTTATCTTTTGACGACTCCACTGCAGGTGAATGCCTGGACTCAAGCGATAGCTAATAAAGGCAAAATCTACCGTCCGCATCTACTGATGAACAATAACTCAGAAGTGGTTTTTAATCTTTCTCTCACTCAGAAGACAGTTTCGCTTATTAGAGAAGGGATGATTAAAGCGTGTAGTGAGGGTGGGACAGCATGGCCATTGTTTAATTTTAGAGTTAAAAATTCTGCTCTTAAGGTCGATGGAAAAAATTTTTTAGAAGATATTAGTGCGACGTCATCGGCCAATGCGAAAAGTTATAGGAGAGTTACAATTGCTTGCAAGACAGGAACAGCTCAACATGGAGGAAAAGAATCACTTCCTCATGCTTGGATAACGTTGTTTGCACCAGCGTACGATCCAGAGATTATTGTGACTGTTCTTGTTGAGGAAAAAGGAGAGGGTTCATCAGAAGCAGGTCCTATTGCCAAAAAAATTCTTGAGGCATGGTTTGGTCAATCTCAATCTAATTAA
- a CDS encoding rod shape-determining protein yields the protein MSTSVFLGQIARIRVFMIDSFFSIFSHDIGIDLGTANTLVFVKGKGIVIREPSVVAMQKKSKQIIAIGSEAKKMVGKTPSSIVTVRPLRGGIIADFDATEAMIAYYIKQVHEMGNILQSILARPRVVIGIPSSVTEVQRRAVWEAALSAGAREAYLIEEPMAAAIGEGISVSSSNGVMVVDIGGGTTEIAVISLGGIVVGKSLKLAGEDMDQAILHYIRLRHGIILGERTAEELKIAIGSAYANSKNKSQKSKHHQEEIHDGEINEERGEKVAIVRGRDIETGLPKSIKITESEVREALAPVLTQIIQAIVDVIEEAPPELISDILERGILVTGGGSKLAGLDQFIVERTRMPVILSDDPLTSVVRGAGVVLENEELLQRVRIIGGLK from the coding sequence ATGAGTACTAGCGTTTTTCTTGGTCAAATTGCTAGAATAAGAGTGTTTATGATAGATAGTTTTTTCAGTATTTTTTCTCACGATATTGGTATTGATTTGGGTACAGCCAATACTTTGGTGTTTGTCAAGGGAAAAGGCATTGTTATTCGTGAACCATCTGTTGTCGCTATGCAAAAAAAATCCAAACAGATTATCGCTATTGGATCAGAAGCAAAAAAAATGGTAGGTAAAACACCATCATCAATTGTTACAGTAAGACCACTTCGTGGAGGTATTATTGCCGATTTTGATGCTACCGAAGCAATGATTGCGTACTACATCAAACAAGTTCATGAGATGGGAAATATTTTGCAATCTATTTTAGCACGACCCAGAGTGGTTATAGGGATTCCTTCATCAGTTACTGAGGTACAGCGCCGTGCGGTGTGGGAAGCAGCTCTTAGCGCAGGTGCCAGAGAAGCATATCTTATCGAAGAACCTATGGCTGCAGCCATAGGGGAGGGTATATCAGTCTCTTCATCAAATGGAGTGATGGTTGTTGATATCGGAGGGGGAACAACAGAAATTGCTGTTATATCGCTGGGTGGAATTGTTGTAGGAAAATCACTTAAACTTGCAGGAGAGGATATGGATCAGGCAATCCTTCACTATATTCGTCTAAGGCACGGAATTATTCTAGGAGAAAGAACAGCAGAAGAATTGAAAATTGCTATTGGAAGTGCATATGCAAACTCTAAGAATAAATCTCAAAAATCCAAACACCATCAAGAAGAGATCCATGATGGAGAGATTAATGAAGAGAGAGGAGAGAAAGTTGCAATTGTTAGAGGACGGGATATAGAAACTGGTCTTCCCAAAAGTATTAAAATAACTGAATCAGAAGTGAGAGAGGCTCTTGCACCTGTTCTCACGCAGATTATCCAAGCAATTGTGGATGTCATTGAGGAAGCTCCACCAGAGCTAATTTCTGATATTCTTGAAAGAGGAATTCTTGTTACAGGTGGAGGATCTAAATTAGCAGGTCTTGATCAATTTATCGTAGAGAGAACACGCATGCCGGTAATTCTCTCAGATGATCCCCTTACATCAGTAGTTCGCGGTGCAGGAGTGGTCCTTGAGAACGAGGAATTACTACAGAGAGTAAGAATTATTGGCGGTCTTAAATAA
- a CDS encoding DNA processing protein DprA has translation MNDKQYWLGFSVFQGIGPKRFSNLIDKFDSAQIAWKAPFKDLKTILGEKLVQKFDQFRSAFSPQDYEKKLQEKNVFYVTRDEETYPALLKQLPNPPIVLYIKGNHYFDDTYHRSKKVGVVGTRRVTVYGEEVTRMFTADLVSAGCIVISGLALGVDAIAHSVTLANDGKTIAVLGCGVDCCYPLSNKKLYDRILDTGGTIISEYPLGVPPSKGSFPSRNRIIAGLADAVLVTEGSEDSGALITAREAMLIKRKVFVVPGPITSKLSEGPYKLHKDGAILVTSPDQLLDYLSLKKNSISSARFGNLTKDEQEIIAFLENEELTFDQLSEKLNKDAGSLGTLLTLMELKQIIFVTKDGRYSLQDKLPT, from the coding sequence ATGAATGATAAACAGTATTGGTTAGGATTTTCTGTTTTTCAAGGGATTGGTCCAAAACGTTTTTCAAATCTTATTGATAAATTTGATAGTGCTCAAATTGCCTGGAAAGCACCTTTTAAAGATTTGAAAACTATACTTGGAGAAAAACTAGTCCAAAAATTTGATCAATTCCGCAGTGCATTTTCTCCTCAAGATTACGAAAAAAAACTTCAGGAAAAGAATGTATTCTACGTCACTAGAGATGAAGAAACTTATCCTGCGTTACTTAAGCAACTCCCAAATCCTCCAATCGTTCTTTATATCAAAGGTAATCATTACTTCGATGATACGTATCATCGAAGTAAAAAGGTGGGGGTGGTGGGGACGAGGAGAGTAACAGTGTATGGGGAGGAAGTGACACGTATGTTTACTGCTGATCTTGTGTCTGCAGGTTGTATAGTTATCTCAGGTTTAGCTTTGGGTGTGGATGCAATAGCTCATAGTGTGACTTTAGCTAATGATGGTAAAACAATTGCCGTTTTAGGATGCGGCGTTGATTGTTGTTATCCACTTAGTAACAAAAAGCTTTATGATCGTATTCTTGATACTGGAGGAACAATCATCAGCGAATATCCACTTGGAGTACCACCTTCAAAAGGATCCTTTCCTTCGCGCAATCGAATTATTGCAGGACTTGCAGACGCTGTGTTAGTCACTGAAGGAAGTGAAGATAGCGGAGCGCTAATTACTGCACGAGAAGCAATGTTGATAAAAAGAAAAGTATTTGTTGTTCCAGGTCCGATTACATCCAAGCTTTCAGAAGGTCCTTACAAACTTCATAAAGATGGGGCGATTCTTGTTACAAGTCCTGATCAGTTACTTGATTATCTTAGTCTGAAAAAGAATTCCATTTCTTCCGCACGCTTTGGTAATCTAACAAAAGATGAACAAGAAATAATTGCTTTTTTAGAGAATGAAGAATTGACATTTGATCAGTTGAGTGAAAAGCTCAATAAAGATGCAGGATCACTTGGTACACTTCTTACATTGATGGAACTAAAGCAGATAATCTTTGTTACTAAAGATGGAAGATATTCTTTACAGGATAAATTACCCACTTGA
- a CDS encoding peptidase M50, with translation MDLLFNPIVGALITITILVFSAIFHEIAHGYVADRFGDPTARLMGRLTLDPRKHIDPFLSIILPLLLFLSNTGIIFGGAKPVPVDPFNLRDGRKDIALVSLAGPMTNILLAVLGTLIIKLLFPQTSLFLIQHSSFIGFILGTTVQINLLLAIFNLLPIPPLDGSKIFAMILPERIADAYLSLSSVGTLLLLILLLFPIGGFSLLGVVATLFGYSLKLLGL, from the coding sequence ATGGATCTACTCTTCAACCCAATTGTCGGCGCACTTATTACCATAACAATTCTTGTCTTCTCTGCTATTTTCCATGAAATAGCTCATGGTTATGTCGCAGATAGATTTGGTGATCCCACTGCACGACTTATGGGCAGATTGACTCTGGATCCTAGAAAACACATTGATCCATTCTTAAGTATTATTCTTCCACTTCTACTTTTTCTCTCCAATACAGGCATTATTTTCGGCGGCGCAAAACCTGTACCTGTTGATCCTTTTAATCTTAGAGACGGAAGAAAAGATATTGCACTAGTATCTCTTGCTGGACCTATGACCAATATTCTTCTTGCAGTCCTTGGTACACTCATCATAAAATTACTCTTTCCGCAAACATCGCTTTTTCTTATTCAACATTCATCCTTTATTGGATTTATTCTAGGAACTACTGTACAAATCAACCTTTTGTTGGCTATTTTTAATCTTCTTCCTATACCACCACTCGATGGATCAAAAATATTTGCAATGATTCTCCCAGAAAGAATTGCTGATGCTTATCTTTCTCTTAGCTCAGTTGGTACACTGCTTCTACTTATTCTCCTTCTTTTTCCCATCGGAGGATTTTCTCTTCTTGGAGTAGTAGCAACACTTTTTGGTTATTCTCTAAAACTACTAGGTTTATAG
- the rpmG gene encoding 50S ribosomal protein L33 translates to MAKKGEHRITIGLVCTVCKNRNYVTTKNKMETPEKLVLRKFCKHCRKVTEHKEVEKLK, encoded by the coding sequence ATGGCAAAAAAAGGAGAACATCGTATCACAATTGGTCTTGTTTGTACTGTCTGCAAGAATAGAAATTACGTAACAACTAAAAATAAGATGGAGACACCAGAGAAGCTAGTCTTAAGAAAATTCTGCAAACATTGCCGCAAGGTCACAGAGCACAAAGAAGTCGAAAAGCTTAAATAA
- the topA gene encoding DNA topoisomerase 1 → MKNLVIVESPTKARTISRYLGNGYEIKFSMGHIMDLPKNRLGVDIEHNFTPQYEIISGKKQIISELKSAAKKADKVYLATDPDREGEAIAANIKEILNGAKKADNKFVRVVFHEITEEAIREAFNNPRDVDTNLVDAQTARRVLDRLVGYKLSPLLWQKVRRGLSAGRVQSVALRLIVEREREIEKFKKEKYWTIHAVMLKSGGEKVDAVFDLIEIKQQKIETQEIFSLYDGKYTTTKTLINTEEQAKQIVSEVEKYGFIVADVIEKKVKKSPFAPYTTSTLQQDASRRFGYSGKRTMSLAQKLYEEGYITYHRTDSTTLSPVAIKQIRSFIQKEYGEKYLPDKPRIYLTKQKSAQEAHEAIRPTKFDSLLSGQKATVEKTLGRECAKLYEIIWRRAVGSQMSDALIESTVVFADSTDQQKTYRMKASGSVLIFDGFLKINPQALQDNKLPKFSVGESLKTKKAYSQEHETPPPPRYNDASIIATLEEKGIGRPSTYASIISTLVDRAYVERLDRRFVPTPIGIAVNDFLVSNFDDIDDIPFTAEMEDSLDQIAQGQKEWISMMKDFYGPFEKRLDQVKDAERVKIAVEQTGEECPECGGELVIRIGKFGKFISCNKFPQCRYTKQFVEETQQRCPKDGGQIIVKKTRKGRRFYGCSNYPNCDFAAWRLEDIKKN, encoded by the coding sequence ATGAAAAACTTAGTTATTGTTGAATCACCCACAAAAGCTCGAACAATTAGTAGATATTTGGGCAATGGATATGAGATCAAATTTTCAATGGGGCATATAATGGATTTGCCCAAAAATAGACTTGGTGTTGATATTGAACATAATTTTACCCCACAATATGAAATCATCAGTGGGAAGAAACAAATTATCTCAGAGCTTAAATCTGCTGCAAAAAAGGCGGATAAAGTGTATCTTGCTACAGATCCGGATCGAGAAGGAGAGGCAATCGCAGCGAATATTAAAGAAATTTTGAACGGAGCTAAAAAAGCGGATAACAAATTTGTTAGAGTGGTTTTTCATGAGATTACTGAGGAGGCGATCAGAGAAGCATTTAATAATCCACGCGATGTTGATACCAATTTAGTTGATGCTCAAACAGCACGGCGTGTTCTTGATAGACTAGTTGGATATAAATTATCACCTCTTCTCTGGCAGAAAGTAAGACGTGGACTCTCAGCAGGAAGGGTACAGAGCGTAGCACTGAGGTTAATCGTGGAAAGAGAAAGAGAGATCGAGAAATTTAAGAAAGAAAAATATTGGACTATACATGCTGTTATGCTTAAGAGCGGTGGAGAGAAAGTGGATGCGGTCTTTGATTTAATCGAGATAAAACAGCAAAAAATAGAAACACAAGAAATATTTTCTCTTTATGATGGAAAATATACCACGACTAAAACCTTAATTAATACAGAAGAGCAAGCTAAGCAGATCGTCTCGGAAGTTGAAAAGTATGGATTTATTGTTGCTGATGTGATTGAAAAAAAGGTGAAAAAAAGTCCGTTCGCACCTTACACAACATCAACACTTCAGCAGGATGCATCGCGTCGTTTCGGTTATTCAGGAAAACGAACAATGAGTCTTGCCCAAAAGCTGTATGAAGAAGGCTATATTACTTACCATCGAACAGATTCGACCACTCTTTCACCTGTTGCGATAAAGCAAATTAGATCCTTTATTCAAAAAGAATATGGAGAAAAATATTTGCCCGATAAACCTAGAATTTATTTAACAAAACAAAAATCAGCACAAGAAGCTCATGAGGCTATACGCCCAACAAAATTTGACTCACTTCTTTCTGGTCAAAAAGCAACAGTTGAGAAGACTCTTGGACGAGAATGTGCTAAATTATACGAGATTATTTGGAGAAGAGCAGTTGGATCGCAGATGTCAGATGCCCTTATCGAATCCACAGTAGTATTTGCGGATTCGACTGATCAACAGAAGACATATCGCATGAAAGCTTCAGGATCGGTTCTTATTTTTGACGGATTCCTTAAAATCAATCCGCAAGCACTTCAGGATAATAAATTGCCAAAATTTAGCGTTGGTGAGAGTTTGAAGACGAAGAAAGCATATTCACAAGAACACGAAACGCCACCCCCACCGCGTTATAACGATGCTTCAATAATCGCTACATTGGAGGAGAAAGGAATAGGTCGTCCATCAACTTATGCATCAATCATCTCTACGCTTGTCGATCGTGCATATGTTGAGCGTCTTGATAGGAGATTTGTTCCTACACCTATCGGTATAGCTGTTAACGATTTTTTGGTGAGTAATTTTGATGACATAGATGATATTCCTTTTACAGCAGAGATGGAGGATAGCCTTGATCAAATTGCACAAGGACAAAAAGAGTGGATTAGTATGATGAAAGATTTTTATGGACCTTTTGAAAAAAGACTTGATCAGGTAAAAGATGCTGAAAGAGTAAAAATTGCAGTAGAGCAAACAGGAGAAGAATGCCCAGAATGTGGGGGAGAATTAGTAATAAGAATAGGAAAATTTGGGAAGTTCATCTCTTGCAATAAGTTTCCTCAATGTAGGTATACGAAGCAATTTGTAGAGGAGACGCAGCAGAGATGCCCTAAGGATGGGGGACAAATTATTGTCAAGAAGACGCGCAAAGGACGACGATTCTATGGCTGTTCGAATTATCCCAATTGTGATTTTGCAGCGTGGAGATTAGAGGATATTAAAAAAAATTAA